One genomic region from Terasakiella sp. SH-1 encodes:
- a CDS encoding lactate utilization protein encodes MTNTARDNILAKLNAAAPSKSFDASDFNVLKEKQLSAEERIRKYKEVTTAVNTQVFDLDRADWTQKLEEILVQKGVRHMLYGPSSHLGRNLEENWQNKDAALVPYNKAMEECKDILFDIDAAITSTLGAVAETGSVILWPTKEEPRLLSLTPPIHIAVVEADKFYTTFYEAIETNQWAANMPTNALLISGPSKTADIEQELCYGVHGPKELIVLIIHD; translated from the coding sequence ATGACTAATACTGCCAGAGATAACATTCTTGCCAAACTGAATGCAGCTGCGCCTTCCAAGTCTTTTGACGCTTCTGATTTCAATGTGTTGAAAGAAAAACAGCTGAGTGCAGAAGAGCGCATTCGCAAATATAAGGAAGTCACCACTGCGGTAAATACCCAAGTGTTTGACCTTGATCGTGCAGACTGGACACAAAAGCTGGAAGAGATTTTGGTGCAAAAAGGTGTGCGCCATATGCTTTATGGTCCGTCCAGCCACTTGGGTCGCAACCTTGAAGAAAACTGGCAAAATAAAGACGCTGCCTTGGTGCCTTACAACAAGGCGATGGAAGAATGTAAAGACATCCTGTTTGATATTGATGCGGCCATTACCTCCACATTGGGCGCGGTTGCTGAAACGGGCAGTGTCATTTTATGGCCAACCAAGGAAGAGCCACGTCTTTTATCGCTGACACCGCCGATCCATATCGCGGTTGTTGAAGCTGATAAATTCTACACCACATTTTATGAAGCAATTGAGACAAATCAGTGGGCGGCCAATATGCCGACAAATGCCCTGTTGATTTCAGGTCCCAGTAAGACAGCCGATATTGAGCAAGAACTCTGTTACGGCGTGCATGGCCCCAAAGAACTGATTGTCCTTATTATTCACGATTAA
- a CDS encoding (Fe-S)-binding protein, which yields MSRTYPDKPQSVYFFGTCLVDLFYPKAGVAGIELIKREGVDVIFPQGQSCCGQPAFNSGHRDEAREVARAQLDLFPKNIPVVLPSGSCAGMMHKHYPELFEGDRDYDKACELASRVFELSDFLLNVLKVSLEDKGDPLKITWHGSCHSQREMGVREQPKELIKQLSNVELVELKREKECCGFGGTFAVRQPEISAAMVSDKVDDAEATGADKLISGDCGCMMNITGHMEHRSSDLSGQHLAEFLWERTNGDR from the coding sequence ATGAGCCGAACCTATCCTGATAAACCTCAATCCGTGTACTTCTTTGGTACCTGCCTTGTGGATCTCTTCTATCCCAAGGCAGGGGTTGCCGGAATTGAATTGATCAAACGCGAGGGGGTGGACGTGATCTTCCCCCAAGGCCAAAGCTGCTGCGGCCAGCCTGCGTTTAATTCCGGTCACCGTGATGAAGCCCGCGAAGTCGCCCGTGCCCAACTTGACCTGTTCCCCAAGAACATTCCGGTTGTGCTGCCATCTGGGTCCTGTGCCGGGATGATGCATAAACATTATCCTGAACTGTTTGAGGGTGATCGCGATTATGACAAGGCTTGTGAACTGGCTTCGCGTGTCTTCGAACTCAGTGACTTTTTGCTCAATGTGTTGAAAGTGTCTCTTGAAGATAAAGGGGACCCGCTGAAAATCACCTGGCATGGCTCGTGTCACTCCCAGCGTGAAATGGGTGTGCGCGAACAGCCAAAAGAGCTGATCAAGCAACTGTCCAATGTGGAACTGGTTGAACTGAAACGTGAAAAAGAATGTTGCGGCTTTGGCGGTACATTCGCCGTGCGTCAGCCAGAAATTTCTGCGGCTATGGTGTCAGATAAGGTTGATGACGCCGAAGCCACAGGGGCGGATAAGCTGATTTCTGGGGATTGTGGCTGCATGATGAATATCACCGGCCATATGGAACACCGCAGCAGTGACCTTTCCGGCCAACATCTGGCAGAATTTTTATGGGAGCGTACCAATGGGGATCGTTAA
- a CDS encoding TRAP transporter large permease subunit, whose product MENEIIVGAMFATFIIFLFLGIPVAWVLGGVGVLFAGVGYFADIYLDTMTGLDFLTLGLVVNRVFKIMDNWVLVALPMFIFMGLMLDESGIAERLMKSMQELFGKVRGGLAITVTCIGIILAASTGIIGASVVLLGLLSLQPMLQQGYNKQLAVGTVAASGCLGILIPPSIMLVIMADQLALSVGDLFMGAVFPGLLLGALYIIYITFYGLIKPDQAPLSDDRRELELHVIWDVAKAVLPAVLLIFAVLGSIFAGMATPTEASGVGALGATLLAGFYRNLNFKVFFEVCKATFNTTAYIFAIFLGATCFALVLRELGGDEIIEGMLTGLPFGPYGIIMVILGFVFLLGFILDWIEITLIMLPLLAPVISALGLDVPGYGVVDNPDLVWFVMLVAMTLQTSFLTPPVGFALFYLKGVCPPEIKLMDIYKGVVPFIILQLIGLAIIFFYPTLVTWLPSVAYN is encoded by the coding sequence ATGGAAAACGAAATCATCGTTGGCGCAATGTTCGCCACTTTCATTATCTTCCTCTTTTTGGGGATTCCGGTGGCCTGGGTTCTGGGCGGTGTCGGTGTCCTGTTTGCCGGTGTTGGTTATTTTGCCGATATCTATCTGGACACAATGACGGGTCTGGATTTCCTCACCCTTGGCCTTGTGGTCAACCGTGTCTTCAAGATCATGGATAACTGGGTGCTTGTCGCCTTGCCCATGTTCATCTTTATGGGCCTCATGCTTGATGAATCCGGTATTGCTGAACGTCTGATGAAATCTATGCAGGAATTGTTCGGTAAGGTCCGCGGTGGTCTGGCGATTACGGTGACCTGTATCGGGATTATTCTGGCGGCTTCCACGGGTATTATCGGGGCGTCTGTTGTTCTGCTCGGTCTGTTGTCCCTGCAACCCATGTTGCAACAAGGCTATAACAAGCAACTGGCTGTGGGTACGGTCGCAGCGTCTGGCTGTCTTGGTATCCTGATCCCGCCATCTATCATGTTGGTGATCATGGCCGATCAGCTTGCCCTGTCTGTTGGTGATCTGTTCATGGGGGCTGTCTTCCCCGGTTTGTTGCTCGGTGCACTTTACATCATCTATATCACCTTTTACGGCCTGATTAAGCCGGATCAAGCGCCGCTATCTGATGATCGCCGCGAACTTGAACTTCATGTCATCTGGGATGTAGCCAAGGCTGTTCTTCCTGCTGTCTTGCTGATCTTTGCTGTACTGGGTTCTATCTTTGCCGGGATGGCAACACCGACGGAAGCTTCCGGTGTGGGTGCACTGGGTGCAACGCTGCTGGCGGGTTTTTATCGTAACCTGAACTTTAAAGTCTTTTTTGAGGTTTGTAAGGCAACGTTTAACACCACGGCTTATATCTTCGCCATTTTCCTCGGTGCCACATGTTTTGCCCTTGTTCTGCGTGAGTTGGGCGGTGATGAAATCATCGAAGGGATGCTGACAGGTCTGCCGTTTGGCCCTTATGGCATCATCATGGTGATCCTGGGCTTTGTCTTCCTGCTGGGCTTCATTCTGGACTGGATTGAAATCACCTTGATCATGCTGCCGCTGCTGGCACCTGTGATCTCTGCCCTTGGTCTGGATGTACCGGGCTACGGCGTGGTTGATAACCCGGATCTGGTGTGGTTCGTGATGTTGGTGGCAATGACCTTGCAAACCAGTTTCTTAACCCCACCTGTAGGTTTTGCCCTTTTCTATCTCAAAGGCGTTTGTCCGCCGGAAATCAAGTTGATGGATATCTATAAAGGCGTTGTTCCTTTCATCATCCTACAGCTCATCGGTCTGGCAATTATTTTCTTCTATCCGACACTCGTCACCTGGTTGCCCTCTGTGGCCTATAACTAA
- a CDS encoding LutB/LldF family L-lactate oxidation iron-sulfur protein — MGIVNGKNFKGRVSEALKDQELRGNFRKAMDGLMTKRAAQFEDVDEWTRLRALGESIKKRALSKLPELLVQLEENLTKNGIKVHWAENVDQANEIILGILQSHDVKTVVKGKSMVSEEMELNHFLEPHGIKALEADLGEYIVQMAEEMPSHIIMPAIHMNKGQIAKLFEDKLPGTPYTEDAAKLTEIARKELRREFAEAGAGLSGVNFAVAETGTLCLVENEGNGRMVTTVPPVHIAVTGIEKVVENLSDVPALLSLLTRSATGQPITTYFNMISSPRKKGEKDGPEEVHLVLLDNGRSDVYRDAETRDTLQCIRCGACMNHCPVYTRVGGHAYGGVYPGPIGKILTPQLEGLDNYPEHPSASTLCNACVEICPVKIPIAKMLVRLRDENAGNCPHGEHPVKGRGSKSSAVEHASWKGWKAMNANPTTYKVATKAMSKMGNLMPSSLPMLSEWTSVRSKPKFASQTLHDLVKKMDVKDD; from the coding sequence ATGGGGATCGTTAACGGTAAAAATTTCAAAGGCCGCGTGTCTGAGGCTTTAAAGGATCAGGAACTGCGCGGGAATTTCCGCAAGGCCATGGATGGTTTGATGACCAAACGTGCCGCCCAGTTTGAAGATGTGGATGAATGGACACGCTTGCGTGCCCTTGGCGAAAGCATCAAGAAACGTGCGCTGTCCAAACTGCCTGAATTGCTGGTGCAGCTGGAAGAAAACCTGACCAAAAACGGCATTAAGGTCCATTGGGCGGAAAATGTCGATCAGGCCAACGAGATTATTTTAGGCATCCTTCAATCTCACGATGTGAAAACCGTGGTGAAGGGGAAATCCATGGTGTCAGAAGAAATGGAACTGAACCATTTTCTGGAACCTCATGGGATTAAAGCCTTAGAAGCGGATTTAGGCGAATATATTGTGCAGATGGCCGAAGAAATGCCATCCCACATCATCATGCCTGCAATCCATATGAACAAAGGGCAAATTGCAAAACTGTTTGAAGATAAGCTGCCGGGCACCCCTTATACGGAAGATGCCGCCAAGCTGACAGAAATTGCCCGTAAAGAACTCCGCCGTGAATTTGCCGAGGCAGGCGCTGGCCTGTCGGGTGTGAATTTTGCGGTGGCCGAGACCGGAACGCTCTGCCTCGTGGAAAACGAAGGTAACGGGCGGATGGTGACGACAGTTCCCCCTGTCCATATTGCTGTCACCGGGATCGAAAAAGTGGTGGAAAACTTAAGCGATGTCCCCGCGTTGTTAAGTTTGTTGACCCGATCAGCGACGGGCCAGCCCATCACTACTTATTTCAACATGATCAGTTCCCCACGCAAAAAAGGCGAGAAAGACGGCCCTGAAGAAGTCCATCTTGTCTTGCTGGATAATGGACGTTCAGACGTTTATCGCGATGCTGAAACACGCGATACCCTGCAATGTATTCGTTGTGGGGCGTGCATGAACCATTGTCCGGTCTATACCCGTGTGGGCGGTCATGCCTATGGTGGGGTTTATCCTGGCCCAATTGGGAAAATTCTCACGCCACAGCTGGAAGGGCTGGATAACTACCCGGAACACCCAAGCGCTTCAACATTGTGTAATGCCTGTGTTGAGATTTGCCCGGTGAAAATTCCCATTGCCAAGATGCTGGTGCGTCTGCGCGATGAAAATGCTGGAAACTGCCCCCATGGTGAACATCCGGTTAAGGGCCGGGGCAGCAAGTCTTCTGCTGTGGAACATGCCAGCTGGAAAGGCTGGAAAGCCATGAATGCCAATCCGACAACCTATAAGGTCGCAACCAAAGCCATGAGCAAGATGGGCAATTTAATGCCCTCAAGCCTGCCCATGCTATCTGAATGGACCTCTGTTCGTTCCAAGCCGAAGTTTGCGTCACAGACCCTACATGACCTTGTTAAGAAAATGGATGTGAAAGATGACTAA